Proteins encoded by one window of Musa acuminata AAA Group cultivar baxijiao chromosome BXJ2-9, Cavendish_Baxijiao_AAA, whole genome shotgun sequence:
- the LOC135623214 gene encoding dof zinc finger protein DOF3.6-like, with the protein MVFSSVPVYLDPPNWNQQRSIQRPAAAGGGGEAPQLPHMQSAQRPEAGTAAAGSARPISMTERARLAKIVPQPEQQLRCPRCDSTNTKFCYFNNYSLSQPRHFCKTCRRYWTRGGALRNVPVGGGCRRNKRNKSTGSSSKSAATTFTADRQPGPSSASPDVVTGGGGAILPSMPQPAQLPFLASMHTLADYGASNLGLNFEGIPTIDAADYHVGSSSGIGLEQWRLPQIQQFSLLGGLEPPQPAGVQPVSGLYNFYGEGGSGGGAGRDLARVPGSSLITQLASVKVEDKSQGRNLPREYLGLPGSEQYWHGGDGGGNSSGGWATDLAGFNSSSAGNIL; encoded by the exons ATGGTTTTTTCCTCTGTTCCAGTCTATCTGGATCCACCCAACTGGAACCAG CAACGATCGATTCAGCGTCCAGCCGCTGCAGGTGGCGGCGGTGAGGCTCCTCAGCTTCCTCACATGCAGTCGGCACAGCGACCAGAAGCTGGCACCGCTGCTGCCGGCTCAGCCAGGCCCATCTCCATGACCGAACGAGCTCGCCTCGCCAAGATCGTCCCGCAGCCGGAGCAGCAGCTCAGGTGCCCGCGTTGCGActccaccaacaccaagttctgctacttcaACAATTATTCCCTGTCACAGCCTCGCCACTTCTGCAAGACCTGCCGTCGCTACTGGACCCGAGGCGGCGCTCTCCGAAACGTTCCCGTGGGCGGAGGCTGCCGTCGCAACAAGAGGAATAAATCTACAGGGAGCTCCTCGAAATCGGCAGCCACTACCTTCACGGCTGACCGCCAGCCGGGACCCTCGTCCGCGTCTCCAGACGTCGTCACTGGTGGCGGTGGCGCTATCCTGCCTAGCATGCCCCAGCCGGCCCAATTGCCCTTCTTGGCTTCCATGCACACACTGGCCGACTACGGTGCCTCAAACCTCGGCCTCAACTTTGAGGGTATTCCCACCATCGATGCAGCGGATTATCATGTGGGAAGCAGTTCCGGCATCGGGCTCGAACAGTGGAGACTGCCGCAGATCCAGCAATTCTCTCTCCTGGGAGGATTGGAGCCACCACAGCCGGCTGGGGTGCAACCCGTGTCGGGACTGTACAATTTCTACGGGGAAGGCGGGAGCGGCGGCGGCGCAGGTAGAGACCTCGCTAGGGTTCCCGGCTCTTCACTGATCACGCAGCTGGCTTCGGTGAAGGTGGAAGACAAATCTCAGGGTCGTAATCTTCCAAGGGAGTATTTAGGTCTTCCAGGCAGCGAGCAATATTGGCACGGCGGCGATGGCGGTGGCAACAGCAGCGGAGGTTGGGCCACAGATCTCGCGGGATTCAACTCTTCCTCAGCCGGCAACATCTTGTAA
- the LOC135622406 gene encoding uncharacterized protein LOC135622406, whose translation MRPLSSLGIGLSLVSGCLFLALVAELYYLLWWKKRSSREVDHDSRSPAGELLYLCCWRKPSSLSSTALNPRDMTTSVDAAAYSDEGQLQLRSDSSSKDLLLKAFGGEDGMEAELMRLHGLAGPPRFLFTIKEETKEDLESEDGRSRGGRSRKSSRGKSLSELFVSSDTPFLTPLSSPPLFTPPLTPLDCYKQSGFNPLFESTKEEDFIKVWSSPPPKFKFLKDAEEKLHRKKLMEEAGKVHRNGGLVNSTARQESHVSSHPPGVAASHPTGPEEEDGSFITIVIGKNKERGQQHHSSSSQVIPLPSSPSSFRPVQGKRSSSI comes from the coding sequence ATGCGACCTTTGAGCAGTCTGGGCATCGGTTTGAGCCTGGTTTCCGGTTGCCTGTTCTTGGCTCTTGTTGCAGAGCTATACTATCTGCTTTGGTGGAAGAAGAGGAGTAGCAGAGAGGTCGACCACGATTCCAGAAGCCCAGCCGGGGAGCTGCTTTATCTCTGCTGCTGGAGGAAGCCATCTTCCCTGAGTTCCACAGCGCTCAACCCCCGAGACATGACCACCTCGGTGGATGCAGCTGCTTATTCCGACGAGGGACAACTGCAGCTCCGCTCCGACTCCTCCAGCAAAGATCTTCTTTTGAAGGCATTCGGAGGAGAGGACGGTATGGAGGCAGAGCTCATGAGGCTCCATGGCCTCGCAGGCCCTCCCAGGTTTCTCTTCACCATCAAAGAGGAAACGAAGGAGGATTTGGAGTCAGAGGACGGGAGGTCGAGAGGGGGAAGGAGCAGGAAAAGTTCCAGAGGGAAGAGCTTGAGCGAGCTGTTTGTTTCTTCGGATACCCCATTCTTGACACCTCTCTCTTCCCCGCCTCTCTTCACTCCGCCTCTGACTCCTTTGGACTGCTACAAACAAAGTGGATTCAACCCCCTCTTTGAGTCCACAAAGGAAGAAGACTTCATCAAGGTGTGGTCCTCGCCGCCTCCAAAGTTCAAGTTTCTGAAGGACGCCGAGGAAAAATTACACAGGAAGAAACTGATGGAAGAAGCAGGCAAGGTTCACAGGAATGGTGGGCTGGTTAACAGCACCGCGAGACAAGAGAGTCATGTTTCTTCTCATCCACCTGGTGTCGCCGCCTCACATCCCACGGGCCCAGAAGAAGAGGATGGATCCTTCATCACCATAGTGATAGGAAAGAACAAAGAGAGAGGGCAGCAGCACCATTCAAGTTCCTCGCAGGTGATTCCATTACCTTCTTCTCCTTCGAGCTTCAGACCAGTGCAAGGGAAACGAAGTTCCTCGATTTGA